A DNA window from Brassica napus cultivar Da-Ae chromosome C1, Da-Ae, whole genome shotgun sequence contains the following coding sequences:
- the LOC111201644 gene encoding uncharacterized protein LOC111201644, protein MRRSKKFKSDKRWLDNEELRQVILEGWRSPDLPPEATIMEYISSCRKALGEWRRQHNVNSARLVEELKEKVEGMYADDNATTEEIASALKDLSNALKAEEMFWKQKSRVFWLREGDRNTKFFHALTKQRRSRNKITQLQDVNGNIVEDEEGLVAIATSYFRQIFESSNPEDIEEALAQVPTTITGAMNENLTAPVTEWEVKLALFAMHPEKAPGPDEMTALFYHKLWDIVKDDLTLMVNNFLIEGTVVNGLNDTNICLIPKTAKPNDMAQFRPISLCNVSYKIISKVLCQRLKKVLPGLISETQSAFVAGRQISDNIMIAQEMFHALRTKPSGRSKRMAIKTDMSKAYDRMEWSFIEAVMRKMGFSETWITWIMRCITSRINANTRQEIKDKMGIQNEGGMGTYLGIPEDISGSKCKLFAFLKDKLMHRWSSNPPKRGIHWAKWEKVCLPREEGGIGFRMIHEFNLALLAKQLWRLVQFPDSLVVRVLKGRYYKLTSPLRVNSASCPSYVWTSISAARKLLLLGIRQKIHSGYEVKVWEDPWIPTIPARPAVPVAPVMHPNMRVSDLIDQIGKDWDVGLLENYVNPEDIPLIRSLAISSSHRRDTFCWSYTRNGQYSVKSGYWVAQNLLKTAEAQEILEPSITKPQAFAWKLKAPTKICHLIWQLLTGHVAVTRNLARRNMRCDNYCPRCGDLDESVTHAIFECPPALQAWTLSTTPTSPEVFPLPSVYANMDYLFWRKNSIIEPKQDRDPFP, encoded by the exons ATGAGgagatcaaaaaaatttaagtctGATAAAAGATGGCTAGACAACGAGGAGCTAAGGCAGGTCATCCTGGAGGGATGGAGATCTCCTGATTTACCCCCAGAAGCGACTATTATGGAATATATCTCTAGCTGTCGAAAAGCTTTGGGGGAATGGAGGAGGCAGCATAATGTCAACTCTGCGAGACTGGTGGAGGAATTGAAAGAGAAGGTGGAGGGCATGTATGCGGATGACAATGCTACCACTGAAGAAATTGCCTCAGCATTGAAGGACCTCTCTAATGCTCTTAAAGCAGAAGAAATGTTCTGGAAACAGAAGAGTCGAGTGTTCTGGCTAAGAGAGGGGGATAGAAATACAAAGTTTTTTCATGCACtaacaaaacagagaagatccaGGAATAAAATTACGCAGCTCCAAGATGTGAATGGAAATATAGTTGAGGATGAAGAGGGTttagtagccattgctactagttaTTTTAGACAGATCTTTGAATCGTCTAACCCTGAGGACATTGAAGAGGCGTTAGCTCAAGTTCCTACGACAATCACTGGGGCAATGAATGAGAACCTTACAGCTCCGGTAACGGAATGGGAGGTCAAATTGGCTCTTTTTGCTATGCATCCAGAGAAGGCTCCAGGACCAGATGAGATGACTGCGCTATTCTATCATAAATTATGGGATATTGTAAAGGATGATTTAACTCTTATGGTTAATAACTTCCTTATCGAGGGAACGGTGGTGAATGgattaaatgatacaaatatatgtcttaTCCCGAAGACGGCCAAGCCTAATGATATGGCTCAATTTCGACCAATAAGCTTGTGTAATGTAAGctataaaataatttcgaaggtcttatgccagagaTTAAAGAAAGTGCTACCAGGCTTGATTTCAGAGacccagtcagcctttgttgctggaAGACAGATTTCAGACAATATTATGATTGCCCAAGAAATGTTTCACGCGCTGCGGACTAAACCAAGTGGTCGCAGTAAAAGGATGGCTATTAAGacggacatgagcaaagcatatgacAGAATGGAGTGGTCATTCATTGAAGCCGTCATGCGCAAAATGGGATTCTCAGAGACGTGGATAACCTGGATAATGCGATGCATTACGTCG cggATTAATGCAAATACCAGGCAAGAGATCAAAGATAAAATGGGTATACAAAACGAAGGAGGGATGGGAACCTACTTAGGTATCCCGGAAGATATAAGCGGATCCAAGTGCAAATTGTTTGCATTCCTCAAGGACAAGTTAATGCACAGG TGGAGTTCAAACCCACCAAAGAGAGGAATTCACTGGGCGAAATGGGAAAAAGTTTGTCTACCAAGGGAGGAAGGAGGGATTGGGTTTCGTATGATCCATGAATTCAATCTGGCATTGTTGGCAAAACAACTATGGAGGCTGGTTCAATTCCCAGACTCATTGGTCGTTCGGGTCTTGAAGGGGAGATACTACAAATTAACCTCGCCTCTGAGAGTAAACTCGGCTAGCTGCCCATCTTATGTGTGGACTAGCATTTCTGCTGCAAGGAAGTTGTTATTGCTGGGAATCAGACAGAAGATACACTCAGGTTATGAAGTGaaggtgtgggaggatccgTGGATCCCAACGATCCCAGCGAGGCCGGCTGTCCCTGTGGCACCAGTAATGCATCCTAACATGAGAGTAAGCGATCTCATTGATCAGATAGGGAAGGATTGGGATGTTGGATTATTGGAGAATTATGTAAATCCCGAGGACATACCGCTTAtaaggagtttggccataagtTCATCTCACCGGCGCGATACTTTTTGCTGGAGCTACACAAGGAATGGCCAATActcggttaaatctggatattgggtggcCCAGAATCTATTGAAGACGGCGGAAGCACAGGAGATATTGGAACCGAGTATTACCAAGCCTCAAGCTTTTGCTTGGAAGTTAAAAGCGCCTACGAAAATATGTCATCTTATTTGGCAGTTATTGACTGGGCATGTTGCAGTAACAAGGAATTTAGCAAGACGTAATATGCGATGTGATAACTATTGCCCAAGATGCGGAGATTTGGATGAATCAGTCACACATGCTATCTTTGAATGCCCGCCAGCGCTACAAGCTTGGACCTTATCGACAACCCCAACAAGCCCTGAGGTATTTCCACTACCAAGTGTCTACGCCAATATGGACTACCTATTCTGGAGAAAAAACTCTATTATTGAGCCGAAACAAGACAGAGATCCTTTTCCCTAG
- the LOC111202373 gene encoding protein EDS1B: protein MVLEALAGISNALIATSWRASTTAYSTDHFDIEVEGDTVIFAFKPSFLVKDWFDPENASPFGETKMNREQFPCMRSIGNDVNATVNEAFLKNLKLLVSTSFPHSVKTVVDSMRSQRIVFTGHSSGGATAILATVWYLETYFTKQSGFFPEPLCLTFGAPLVGDYVFKHALGRENWSRFIVNFVTRFDIVPRIMLARKASTKQALPYALSQLGRRAGNQGNDQSTTGFFAMVMKDTATVAHQAVCKLIGNGEPFLKTLSSFLELSPYRPAGTFVFSTGTRLVSVSNSDAILQILLYSSQSSNEQELSLRPHQSIRDHHSYEEMAHSMEMKVVDQLDLQHLPLDGGESALSDLGLSTRARQCVRAAFEAEKKRVDNQSKIDAKQPKIVEKLVWIEDEYKPKCLTHKIGYYDSFKESNEEKDFRANVNRAELAGIYDEVLGLVKEGQLPDGFEGRIEWIELANRYRRLIEPLDISNYHRHLKNEDTGPYMIHGRPNRYKHAQRGYEHELLKAGRSAEEIKRSDCGSCFWAEVEELRRKEYDEARVKKLEELLEGWIRDKEVDDEHIFLEDSSFRKWWQSLPEVHRRGSSLQVRMG from the exons ATGGTGTTAGAAGCTCTTGCCGGAATCAGTAATGCTCTAATCGCCACCTCATGGAGGGCATCGACCACAGCTTACAGCACCGACCACTTCGACATAGAAGTAGAAGGCGATACCGTCATTTTCGCTTTCAAACCATCTTTCTTGGTGAAAGATTGGTTTGATCCAGAGAATGCGTCTCCATTTGGAGAAACTAAGATGAACCGTGAACAGTTCCCTTGTATGAGAAGCATTGGCAACGACGTTAACGCTACCGTTAACGAAGCTTTCCTCAAGAATCTTAAACTTCTGGTTTCAACCTCATTTCCTCATTCT GTGAAAACGGTTGTCGACAGCATGAGAAGTCAACGGATAGTGTTCACAGGACATTCTTCAGGCGGTGCAACTGCAATCTTAGCAACAGTTTGGTATTTGGAGACATACTTCACAAAGCAGAGTGGTTTCTTCCCAGAGCCTCTTTGTCTGACCTTTGGTGCTCCATTGGTGGGTGACTATGTCTTCAAGCACGCCCTTGGGAGAGAGAACTGGAGCCGGTTCATCGTGAACTTCGTCACAAGATTCGATATCGTCCCTCGGATTATGCTTGCTAGAAAGGCATCAACAAAGCAAGCTCTGCCTTATGCTCTCTCCCAACTGGGTCGTAGAGCTGGGAACCAAGGAAATGACCAGAGCACCACAGGGTTTTTCGCAATGGTGATGAAAGACACAGCAACTGTTGCTCACCAAGCTGTCTGTAAACTGATTGGAAACGGAGAGCCGTTTTTAAAAACACTTTCAAGTTTCCTTGAGCTGAGTCCTTACAGACCCGCAGGCACTTTTGTCTTCTCTACAGGGACGAGATTGGTCTCAGTGAGCAACTCAGACGCCATTCTTCAGATTCTGTTGTACTCTTCTCAGTCCAGCAACGAGCAAGAATTGTCTCTAAGACCACATCAAAGCATAAGAGATCACCATAGCTATGAGGAAATGGCACATTCAATGGAAATGAAAGTTGTTGATCAATTGGATTTGCAGCACTTGCCTTTGGATGGAGGAGAATCTGCCCTCAGTGACCTTGGACTG aGCACAAGAGCCAGACAATGCGTCCGTGCTGCATTTGAGGCAGAGAAGAAACGAGTCGATAACCAAAGCAAGATAGACGCTAAACAGCCTAAAATAGTGGAGAAGCTGGTATGGATAGAGGATGAATACAAGCCAAAGTGTCTAACTCATAAAATCGGGTACTATGATTCCTTCAAGGAATCTAATGAAGAGAAAGACTTCAGAGCAAACGTCAACAGAGCTGAGttagctggtatatatgacgaGGTGCTGGGTCTAGTGAAAGAAGGACAACTTCCAGATGGATTTGAGGGGCGCATTGAGTGGATAGAGCTAGCAAATCGCTACCGTAGATTGATCGAACCACTTGATATATCAAACTACCACAGGCACTTGAAGAACGAAGACACGGGGCCTTATATGATACATGGAAGACCAAACCGTTACAAACACGCTCAGAGAGGGTATGAGCATGAACTACTGAAGGCAGGCAGGAGTGCAGAAGAGATAAAGAGGTCTGACTGTGGATCTTGTTTTTGGGCTGAGGTTGAAGAACTCAGGAGAAAAGAATATGATGAGGCAAGGGTTAAGAAACTAGAAGAGTTGCTTGAAGGATGGATCAGAGACAAGGAAGTAGATGATGAGCATATATTTCTGGAGGACTCATCATTTAGAAAGTGGTGGCAGTCACTTCCTGAGGTTCACAGACGCGGCTCTAGCTTGCAAGTGCGTATGGGTTAA